Proteins encoded by one window of Kribbella italica:
- a CDS encoding magnesium transporter MgtE N-terminal domain-containing protein has product MSGSPARVYVARLAGLPVYDPNGDQVGKVRDVVVMLRQQDTQPPRVLGLVVEVFTRRRIFLPMTRVTSVDVGHVITTGLLNMRRFEQRATEVLVLGELLDRTVTIRETDASAVVFDLAMEQWRTRDWVLSKVAVTEGAKRFRRRGQSHVLDWADVSGFAQTEEAQGATHMLAAFDTMKPADLAGVLHELSPKRRKEIASALNDERLADVLEELPEDDQVEILAGLDTERAADVLEEMSPDDAADLIAELPTETAERLLTLMEPDEAEDVRRLLTYEERTAGGLMTSEPVILPADATVADALAHVRNAELSPALAAMIYVCRPPLETPTGRFIGIGHIQRLLREPPSALVSGVLDTDLDGLRPDDGLQAVSKYLATYNLVAAPVLDDEGRLLGAVTVDDVLDHLLPDDWRGSAHLEVDRDAP; this is encoded by the coding sequence ATGAGCGGATCTCCGGCGCGTGTGTACGTGGCCCGGCTGGCCGGGTTGCCCGTGTACGACCCGAACGGGGACCAGGTCGGCAAGGTCCGCGACGTCGTGGTGATGCTGCGGCAGCAGGACACGCAACCGCCGCGGGTGCTCGGGCTGGTGGTGGAGGTGTTCACCCGGCGGCGGATCTTCCTGCCGATGACGCGGGTGACCTCGGTCGACGTGGGCCACGTGATCACCACCGGGCTGCTGAACATGCGCCGGTTCGAGCAGCGGGCGACCGAGGTACTGGTGCTCGGCGAGCTGCTGGACCGGACCGTGACGATCCGCGAGACCGACGCGTCCGCGGTGGTGTTCGACCTGGCGATGGAGCAGTGGCGGACCCGCGACTGGGTGCTGTCGAAGGTCGCCGTGACCGAGGGCGCCAAGCGGTTCCGGCGCCGCGGGCAGTCGCACGTGCTGGACTGGGCCGACGTCAGCGGGTTCGCGCAGACCGAGGAGGCCCAGGGCGCGACCCACATGCTGGCCGCGTTCGACACGATGAAGCCCGCGGACCTGGCCGGCGTACTGCACGAGCTGTCGCCCAAGCGGCGCAAGGAGATCGCGTCCGCGCTGAACGACGAGCGGCTGGCCGACGTACTGGAGGAGCTGCCCGAGGACGACCAGGTCGAGATCCTGGCCGGGCTCGACACCGAGCGCGCGGCCGACGTCCTGGAGGAGATGTCCCCGGACGACGCCGCCGACCTGATCGCCGAGCTGCCGACCGAGACGGCCGAGCGGCTGCTGACGCTGATGGAGCCGGACGAGGCCGAGGACGTACGACGGCTGCTCACGTACGAGGAACGCACGGCGGGCGGCCTGATGACGTCCGAGCCGGTGATCCTGCCCGCGGACGCGACGGTCGCCGACGCGCTCGCCCACGTGCGCAACGCCGAGCTGAGTCCGGCCCTGGCCGCGATGATCTACGTCTGCCGGCCGCCGCTGGAGACGCCGACCGGCCGGTTCATCGGGATCGGGCACATCCAGCGGCTGCTGCGCGAACCGCCGTCGGCGCTCGTGTCCGGCGTACTGGACACGGATCTGGACGGACTGCGCCCGGACGACGGGCTGCAGGCTGTCAGCAAGTACCTGGCGACGTACAACCTGGTCGCCGCTCCCGTGCTCGACGACGAGGGCCGCCTGCTCGGCGCGGTCACCGTGGACGACGTACTGGACCATCTGCTGCCCGACGACTGGCGCGGATCCGCGCACCTGGAGGTGGACCGGGATGCCCCGTGA